The following proteins are co-located in the Micromonospora coriariae genome:
- a CDS encoding LCP family protein has translation MVLGSMAPRRRWLLLGLAALAVVALVAAGAVVVTRLTGDNTPDRSAPAGSPSAPPAGTPSPSPTGPPPGANITGPLNLLLVGVDTRVSVPGWEPHADSVLVLHVPKGLGRAYLFSLPRDLLVDIPAFPKADYAGGKTKLTHAMSFGSRVPGKPKQPSTAQGYELLRSTVSGYTGLRIDAGAVLTFTGFDRLVNALGGVDIYVDQRVASLHRRPDGKYRESVPGGYTGPQMVYEKGDRHLNGWQALDYARQRYITGGDYARQRHQQQLIRALTRKILDEGLARQPERVDQVVAALGDTLLYVGGRRIVDLAYALGGVPENRFVLVGLPGSGVGKGSAYRGEQLTSVGKKFITELRAGRADAYLSAHPTLRVKT, from the coding sequence ATGGTCCTCGGATCGATGGCACCACGTCGACGGTGGCTGCTGCTGGGGCTGGCGGCCCTCGCCGTCGTCGCGCTGGTCGCGGCCGGGGCGGTGGTGGTCACCCGGCTGACCGGCGACAACACGCCGGACCGCTCGGCACCGGCCGGCTCGCCGAGCGCACCACCGGCCGGCACGCCCAGCCCCAGCCCGACCGGGCCGCCGCCGGGCGCCAACATCACCGGGCCGCTGAACCTGCTGCTGGTCGGCGTGGACACCCGGGTCAGCGTGCCCGGCTGGGAGCCGCACGCCGACTCCGTGCTGGTGCTGCACGTACCCAAGGGCCTGGGCCGGGCGTACCTCTTCTCGCTCCCCCGCGACCTGCTGGTGGACATCCCGGCGTTCCCGAAGGCCGACTACGCCGGCGGCAAGACCAAGCTCACCCACGCGATGAGCTTCGGCAGCCGGGTGCCGGGCAAGCCCAAGCAGCCGAGCACCGCCCAGGGGTACGAGCTGCTGCGCAGCACGGTCAGCGGATACACCGGCCTGCGCATCGACGCCGGCGCGGTGCTCACCTTCACCGGGTTCGACCGGCTGGTGAACGCCCTGGGCGGGGTGGACATCTACGTCGACCAGCGGGTCGCCTCACTGCACCGCCGGCCCGACGGCAAGTACCGGGAGAGCGTCCCCGGCGGGTACACCGGGCCGCAGATGGTCTACGAGAAGGGCGACCGGCACCTCAACGGCTGGCAGGCCCTGGACTACGCGCGGCAGCGCTACATCACCGGCGGCGACTACGCCCGGCAGCGCCACCAGCAGCAGCTGATCCGGGCGCTGACCCGCAAGATCCTGGACGAGGGCCTGGCCCGGCAGCCGGAGCGGGTCGACCAGGTGGTCGCCGCACTGGGCGACACCCTGCTCTACGTGGGTGGTCGCCGGATCGTCGACCTGGCGTACGCGCTGGGCGGGGTGCCGGAGAACCGCTTCGTGCTGGTCGGCCTGCCCGGCTCGGGCGTCGGCAAGGGCAGCGCCTACCGCGGCGAACAGCTCACCAGCGTCGGCAAGAAGTTCATCACCGAACTCCGCGCCGGCCGCGCCGACGCCTACCTGTCCGCCCACCCAACCCTACGAGTCAAAACCTGA
- a CDS encoding FAD-dependent oxidoreductase, with the protein MRYDVIVIGSGFGGSVTALRLAEKGYSVGVLEAGRRFADDEFPRTSWRARRFLWAPKLGCYGIQRITLLRPADRQSGGGVLVLSGAGVGGGSLVYANTLYEPLPAFYSDPQWRDITDWRDELARHYDQAKRMLGVTTYPVDTGADRAMRAVAERMGVGHTFHATPVGVHIGRPGQRVADPYFGGAGPERTGCLHCGSCMTGCRHGAKNTLVKNYLWLAERLGATVHPLTTVTAVRPAAGGGYEVHTVRTGAWLRRRRQVIRADQVVFAAGALGTQRLLHAMKADGALPGLSPRLGELTRTNSEAILGASVPRQRARAERLDFTEGVAITSSFHPDPQTHIEPVRYGRGSNAMGLLQSLLVDGGPHRVRRWLGSIVRQPGLAARMLSVRGWSERTVIALVMQSVDNSLTTRWRRGVLGRRLVTGPGHGAPNPTWIPAGNTAARLLADEIGGTPGGSLTEPFDIPVTAHILGGAAIGATPADGVIDPYHRVYGHPGLHVVDGAAVSANLGVNPSLTITAQAERAMSLWPNKDHPDPRPPLGSPYRRVDPVAPRNPAVPADAPAALRP; encoded by the coding sequence ATGCGGTACGACGTGATCGTCATCGGGTCCGGCTTCGGCGGCAGCGTCACCGCGCTTCGGCTGGCCGAGAAGGGCTACTCGGTCGGCGTGCTGGAAGCGGGCCGGCGGTTCGCCGACGACGAGTTCCCGCGGACATCGTGGCGGGCCCGCCGATTCCTGTGGGCGCCGAAGCTGGGCTGCTACGGCATCCAGCGGATCACCCTGCTCCGTCCGGCCGACCGGCAATCCGGCGGCGGCGTGCTGGTGCTCTCCGGAGCCGGCGTGGGCGGCGGGTCGCTGGTCTACGCGAACACCCTCTACGAGCCGCTGCCGGCCTTCTACAGCGATCCGCAGTGGCGGGACATCACCGACTGGCGCGACGAGCTGGCCCGCCACTACGACCAGGCGAAGCGAATGCTCGGCGTCACCACGTACCCGGTGGACACCGGAGCGGACCGGGCCATGCGGGCGGTGGCCGAGCGGATGGGGGTGGGGCACACCTTCCACGCCACCCCGGTCGGCGTTCACATCGGCCGCCCCGGGCAGCGGGTCGCCGACCCGTACTTCGGCGGCGCCGGCCCGGAGCGCACCGGCTGCCTGCACTGCGGCTCGTGCATGACGGGTTGCCGGCATGGGGCGAAGAACACGCTGGTCAAGAACTACCTGTGGCTCGCCGAGCGGCTTGGCGCCACGGTGCACCCGCTGACCACGGTGACCGCCGTCCGGCCGGCCGCCGGCGGCGGGTACGAGGTGCACACCGTCCGCACCGGTGCCTGGCTGCGTCGCCGCCGCCAGGTGATCCGGGCGGACCAGGTGGTCTTCGCGGCCGGGGCGCTCGGCACCCAACGGCTGCTGCACGCCATGAAGGCCGATGGGGCGTTGCCGGGGCTCTCGCCGCGTCTGGGCGAGCTGACCCGGACCAACTCGGAGGCGATCCTGGGGGCGTCGGTGCCGCGCCAGCGCGCCCGGGCCGAACGGCTGGACTTCACCGAGGGGGTGGCGATCACCAGCTCGTTCCACCCCGACCCGCAGACGCACATCGAGCCGGTCCGCTACGGACGCGGTTCCAACGCCATGGGGTTGCTCCAGTCGCTGCTTGTCGACGGCGGCCCGCACCGGGTCCGGCGCTGGCTGGGCAGCATCGTGCGGCAGCCCGGGCTGGCCGCCCGGATGCTCTCGGTGCGTGGCTGGTCGGAGCGCACGGTGATCGCCCTGGTGATGCAGTCGGTGGACAACTCGCTGACCACCCGGTGGCGGCGTGGCGTGCTCGGCCGCCGGCTGGTCACCGGCCCGGGCCACGGCGCGCCCAACCCGACCTGGATCCCGGCCGGCAACACCGCGGCCCGGTTGCTCGCCGACGAGATCGGCGGTACGCCCGGCGGATCGCTCACCGAGCCGTTCGACATCCCGGTGACCGCGCACATCCTGGGTGGCGCGGCGATCGGGGCCACCCCTGCCGACGGGGTGATCGACCCCTACCACCGGGTGTACGGGCACCCGGGGCTGCACGTGGTGGACGGCGCGGCGGTCTCGGCCAACCTCGGCGTCAACCCGTCGCTGACGATCACCGCCCAGGCCGAGCGGGCCATGTCCCTCTGGCCCAACAAGGACCACCCCGACCCGCGACCTCCGCTCGGCAGCCCGTACCGCCGGGTGGACCCGGTCGCGCCGCGCAATCCCGCCGTTCCCGCCGACGCTCCCGCCGCCCTGCGCCCCTGA
- the guaA gene encoding glutamine-hydrolyzing GMP synthase, with product MSLPRPVLVVDFGAQYAQLIARRVREAKVYSEIVPHSMPVAEMLAKNPAAIILSGGPSSVYAPDAPQIDAGVFTADVPVFGICYGFQAMAQALGGTVARTGNREYGGTPLRPRLLDPGVLLRDLPADLPVWMSHGDCVTEAPEGFTVTAESAGAPVAAFEDLAGRRAGVQFHPEVGHTAHGQEMLTRFLYDIAGIEPTWTAENIIDEQVARIRAQVGDKEVICGLSGGVDSAVAAALVHKAVGDQLTCVFVDHGLLRAGEAEQVEKDYVAATGIKLKVVDAADRFLGALAGVTDPEQKRKIIGREFIRVFEAAAREIASHGDVEFLVQGTLYPDVVESGGGTGTANIKSHHNVGGLPEDLKFALVEPLRTLFKDEVRALGLELGLPEAMVWRHPFPGPGLAIRIIGAVDQERLDLLRRADLIAREELTAAGLDRGVWQFPVVLLADVRSVGVQGDGRSYGHPVVLRPVSSEDAMTADWSRLPYEVVARISTRITNEVAEVNRVVLDVTSKPPGTIEWE from the coding sequence ATGAGCCTGCCTCGCCCCGTCCTCGTGGTGGACTTCGGAGCCCAGTACGCCCAGCTCATCGCCCGTCGGGTCCGTGAGGCGAAGGTCTACTCGGAGATCGTGCCGCACTCGATGCCGGTCGCCGAGATGCTGGCGAAGAATCCGGCCGCGATCATCCTCTCCGGCGGCCCGTCCAGCGTCTACGCGCCGGACGCCCCGCAGATCGACGCCGGCGTGTTCACCGCCGACGTGCCGGTCTTCGGCATCTGCTACGGCTTCCAGGCGATGGCCCAGGCGCTCGGCGGCACGGTCGCGAGGACGGGCAACCGCGAGTACGGCGGCACCCCGCTGCGCCCCCGCCTCCTCGACCCTGGCGTGCTGCTCCGCGACCTGCCGGCCGACCTGCCGGTCTGGATGAGTCACGGCGACTGCGTCACCGAGGCGCCCGAGGGCTTCACGGTGACCGCCGAGTCGGCGGGCGCGCCGGTGGCGGCGTTCGAGGACCTCGCCGGTCGCCGGGCGGGCGTGCAGTTCCACCCGGAGGTCGGGCACACCGCGCACGGCCAGGAGATGCTTACCCGCTTCCTGTACGACATCGCCGGCATCGAGCCGACGTGGACGGCCGAGAACATCATCGACGAGCAGGTGGCCCGGATCCGCGCCCAGGTCGGCGACAAGGAGGTCATCTGCGGCCTGTCCGGCGGGGTGGACTCGGCGGTCGCCGCCGCGCTGGTGCACAAGGCGGTCGGTGACCAGCTCACCTGTGTCTTCGTCGACCACGGCCTGCTGCGCGCCGGCGAGGCGGAGCAGGTCGAGAAGGACTACGTGGCGGCCACCGGCATCAAGCTGAAGGTGGTCGACGCGGCGGACCGGTTCCTGGGCGCGCTGGCCGGCGTGACCGACCCGGAGCAGAAGCGCAAGATCATTGGCCGGGAGTTCATCCGCGTCTTCGAGGCCGCCGCCCGCGAGATCGCCTCGCACGGCGATGTGGAGTTCCTGGTCCAGGGCACCCTCTACCCGGATGTGGTCGAGTCCGGCGGTGGCACCGGCACCGCCAACATCAAGAGCCACCACAACGTCGGCGGCCTGCCGGAGGACCTGAAGTTCGCGCTTGTCGAGCCGCTGCGGACGCTGTTCAAGGACGAGGTGCGGGCGCTCGGCCTGGAGCTGGGCCTGCCCGAGGCGATGGTCTGGCGGCACCCGTTCCCGGGTCCCGGCCTGGCGATCCGGATCATCGGCGCGGTCGACCAGGAGCGCCTCGACCTGCTGCGCCGGGCCGATCTGATCGCCCGGGAGGAGCTGACCGCGGCCGGCCTGGACCGCGGTGTCTGGCAGTTCCCGGTGGTGCTGCTCGCCGACGTGCGCAGCGTCGGCGTGCAGGGTGACGGGCGCAGCTACGGGCATCCCGTGGTGCTGCGCCCCGTCTCCAGCGAGGACGCGATGACAGCCGACTGGTCACGACTCCCCTACGAGGTGGTGGCCCGTATCTCCACCCGGATCACCAACGAGGTGGCTGAGGTGAACCGGGTGGTGCTGGACGTGACCAGCAAGCCGCCGGGCACCATCGAGTGGGAGTGA
- a CDS encoding PspC domain-containing protein, producing the protein MTSTTAPHAPYKQLRRPTTDRMVAGVASGLGRYFDVDPTLVRVIFAVTGLLTGGLALFTYPIMWFLMPEEPTGAPAWPHPAGVAPQGPPPTAGPAPGGPDPGYAPTPPYPPAA; encoded by the coding sequence ATGACATCCACCACCGCTCCCCACGCCCCGTACAAGCAGCTCCGGCGACCCACCACCGACCGCATGGTGGCCGGCGTCGCCAGCGGCCTCGGTCGCTACTTCGACGTCGACCCCACACTGGTTCGGGTGATCTTCGCGGTCACCGGCCTGCTCACCGGCGGGCTGGCGCTGTTCACGTACCCGATCATGTGGTTCCTGATGCCCGAGGAGCCCACCGGCGCGCCGGCCTGGCCGCACCCGGCGGGCGTGGCGCCGCAGGGCCCGCCGCCCACCGCCGGGCCCGCGCCCGGCGGTCCGGATCCGGGGTACGCCCCGACGCCGCCCTACCCGCCGGCCGCCTGA
- a CDS encoding NUDIX hydrolase, whose product MTTLLEPLRRIAAYAVCADSDGRVLLIRASERSGTPGTWSLPGGAVDHGEDPNHTVVRETAAETGLSVAVSGLADVLADMRALPERGITIHTDRLIYRVAVRGGTLADRVGERPTDLARWYTLDEARQLPLRSFTARALGLPASSADVVPDEAPEFPSFYAVPGPDGLHRAQRFAAYAVCTDPAGRVLLTRVSDGYPGAGCWHLPGGGTDYGEQPGAALIRELVEETGQTGRLVELLGVASHRDAASLGPEGYPIDWHGVRAFYRVVVDQPNPLTVADVGGSTCEARWFAREELGALPTHHLTEVTAEAVQAAQLT is encoded by the coding sequence GTGACCACCTTGCTGGAGCCGCTCCGCAGGATCGCGGCATACGCAGTTTGTGCTGACTCAGACGGCCGAGTGTTGCTGATCCGTGCATCGGAGCGCTCCGGCACGCCCGGCACGTGGTCGCTGCCCGGCGGGGCTGTCGACCACGGCGAGGACCCGAACCACACTGTGGTCCGCGAGACCGCAGCCGAGACCGGCCTCTCGGTCGCCGTCTCGGGCCTGGCCGACGTGCTCGCCGACATGCGGGCCCTGCCGGAGCGCGGCATCACCATCCACACCGACCGGCTGATCTACCGGGTGGCGGTGCGCGGCGGCACCCTCGCGGACCGGGTCGGCGAGCGCCCCACAGACCTGGCCCGCTGGTACACCCTCGACGAGGCCCGGCAGCTGCCGCTGCGCTCGTTCACCGCCCGTGCCCTCGGTCTGCCCGCCTCCTCGGCCGACGTGGTGCCCGACGAGGCGCCGGAGTTCCCCTCCTTCTACGCGGTGCCCGGCCCGGACGGGCTGCACCGGGCGCAGCGCTTCGCCGCGTACGCGGTCTGCACCGATCCGGCGGGGCGGGTGCTGCTCACCCGGGTCTCCGACGGCTACCCGGGCGCCGGCTGCTGGCACCTTCCCGGCGGCGGCACCGACTACGGCGAGCAGCCGGGCGCGGCGCTGATCCGGGAGTTGGTCGAGGAGACCGGCCAGACCGGCCGGCTGGTCGAGCTGCTCGGCGTGGCCAGCCACCGCGACGCCGCCTCGCTCGGTCCGGAGGGCTACCCGATCGACTGGCACGGGGTCCGCGCGTTCTACCGGGTGGTGGTCGACCAGCCCAACCCGTTGACGGTGGCCGACGTGGGCGGCTCCACCTGCGAGGCCCGCTGGTTCGCCCGCGAGGAGCTGGGCGCCCTCCCCACCCACCACCTCACCGAGGTAACCGCCGAAGCCGTCCAAGCCGCCCAACTCACCTAA
- a CDS encoding NUDIX hydrolase codes for MELRRGVGVYGVLWDSGRVLVVRERGGDEVPGVWRLPGGAVAHAEHPEHAVVREVAGQTGLTVTVDRLRAAVADVTTYPEDDVAVHTDRLAFELSTRGGALRDAGDGPTDQARWVTMAEAERLPLAPFSAELLGLPVTPLPTGAHRPAEPFPPAHPDRRLRFGAYGLVTDPAGRILLTQIAAGYPGAGRWHLPGGGTDHGEQPTTGLLRELVEEGGQLGRVVELLGVDNLHNPAAFGPEGRPLDWHGVRVIYRVLVDVPTDAVVTESAGGSTARAGWFTPVEAADLPLTGIAASAIGQSGR; via the coding sequence ATGGAGCTGCGGCGGGGTGTGGGGGTCTACGGGGTTCTGTGGGACTCGGGGCGGGTTCTGGTGGTGCGGGAACGGGGTGGGGACGAGGTTCCCGGGGTGTGGCGGTTGCCGGGGGGTGCGGTGGCGCATGCCGAGCATCCGGAGCACGCCGTGGTGCGCGAGGTCGCCGGGCAGACCGGGCTGACCGTGACGGTGGACCGGCTGCGGGCGGCCGTCGCCGACGTGACCACCTACCCGGAGGACGACGTCGCAGTGCACACCGACCGGTTGGCGTTCGAGCTGAGCACGCGCGGCGGCGCGCTGCGTGACGCCGGGGACGGCCCGACCGACCAGGCCCGCTGGGTCACCATGGCCGAGGCGGAGCGGCTGCCGCTGGCACCGTTCAGCGCCGAGCTGCTCGGCCTGCCGGTCACCCCACTCCCGACCGGAGCCCATCGGCCCGCCGAGCCGTTCCCGCCGGCGCACCCCGACCGTAGGCTGCGCTTCGGGGCGTACGGGCTGGTCACCGATCCGGCCGGGCGGATCCTGCTCACCCAGATCGCGGCCGGCTACCCGGGGGCCGGCAGGTGGCACCTGCCGGGTGGCGGCACCGATCACGGTGAGCAGCCAACCACCGGGCTGCTCCGTGAGCTGGTCGAGGAGGGCGGTCAGCTGGGCCGGGTGGTGGAGCTGCTCGGCGTGGACAATCTGCACAACCCGGCTGCGTTCGGCCCGGAGGGGCGGCCGCTGGACTGGCACGGCGTCCGAGTGATCTATCGGGTGCTGGTGGACGTACCTACCGACGCGGTGGTCACCGAGTCGGCCGGCGGCTCGACGGCCCGGGCCGGCTGGTTCACCCCCGTCGAGGCCGCCGACCTGCCGTTGACCGGGATCGCTGCCTCGGCAATCGGACAGTCGGGTCGATAG
- a CDS encoding CDP-alcohol phosphatidyltransferase family protein — translation MRRSSTFARQVLLVRVGRRDGDLRTTDLALPEHRYADRQRRRYGLDRLGRSSLRVDRSEIEAVMPVSPALPPVTHADEASSRSIPLLPGERTVARRMKFGLVNACTLASLMLGMLAIFQAMQGEVRIAALCLIACVAFDGLDGALARRLNVASPFGAQMDSLADMCSFGLAAPVVVYASLAGSVSTAAAAVACALVAACAAIRLARFNVSPKDGRFFCGVPTTMAAAVLAVTVAIGLPVPGPVLVAGVALLAFAMVSSFPYAKLARLVKLPPWLWLAPVIGALVDIRLTFALIVVGYLVSGPVLWLRQRRTA, via the coding sequence TTGCGCCGCAGCAGCACGTTCGCCCGTCAGGTGCTGCTGGTCCGGGTGGGCCGCCGCGATGGCGACCTGCGGACCACCGACCTGGCGCTGCCCGAGCACCGGTACGCCGACCGGCAGCGCCGCCGCTACGGCCTGGACCGCCTCGGCCGCTCATCGCTCCGCGTCGATCGGTCGGAGATCGAGGCCGTCATGCCGGTCAGCCCGGCGCTGCCGCCGGTGACACACGCCGACGAGGCTTCGTCCCGGTCGATCCCACTGCTCCCCGGCGAGCGCACGGTCGCCCGCCGGATGAAGTTCGGCCTGGTCAACGCGTGCACGCTGGCCAGCCTGATGCTCGGCATGCTCGCCATCTTCCAGGCCATGCAGGGTGAGGTGCGCATCGCCGCGCTCTGCCTGATCGCCTGCGTCGCCTTCGACGGCCTGGACGGCGCGCTGGCTCGCCGGCTCAACGTGGCCAGCCCGTTCGGCGCGCAGATGGATTCGCTGGCCGACATGTGCTCGTTCGGCCTCGCCGCACCGGTCGTGGTCTACGCCTCGCTCGCCGGCTCGGTGTCGACGGCCGCGGCGGCGGTGGCCTGCGCCCTGGTCGCGGCATGTGCCGCGATCCGGCTGGCCCGGTTCAACGTCTCGCCGAAGGACGGCCGCTTCTTCTGCGGGGTGCCCACCACCATGGCGGCGGCGGTGCTCGCCGTGACCGTCGCGATCGGCCTGCCCGTGCCCGGCCCCGTGCTGGTCGCCGGGGTGGCGCTGCTCGCCTTCGCGATGGTCTCCAGCTTCCCGTACGCCAAGCTCGCCCGCCTGGTCAAGCTGCCGCCGTGGCTCTGGCTGGCCCCGGTGATCGGCGCGCTTGTCGACATTCGGCTCACGTTCGCCCTGATCGTGGTGGGTTACCTGGTCAGCGGGCCGGTGCTCTGGCTGCGGCAGCGTCGTACCGCCTGA
- a CDS encoding phosphatidylserine decarboxylase, whose product MTQSPAVRTTGRSGPVRIGERAARTLATELARINDPKVALLVGASPESAVLAAAIEALLPGDRLTVVPAESSGVTALREHVAAQGRWVADRVSVIDSLAEAEAAGVVIAGEAFTGTAEDTRNTIETLVKHLADGGVLSVATTATPGRTTGAAAELVRQDALYGVGTDLVLRNSPPVRIYRLRFTPASPAAADRLAPAHRPSSVPLTRGMHIDSNGVAAAGITLGLAVLARVARPSSKLWLLPALAAGPVAAFFRDPQRDVPEDPAAVVASADGQVLSVQRLHDERFGEGEWLRIAVFLSVLDVHVNRAPVAGKVVDYFVADGGFVNAMKPDAEHNVAAYTVLDTSHGTVVVAQRTGLIARRIVQRAPIGALLAKGERFGLIRFGSRTDVYLPAEAAEPLVGPGDKVVGGSTVIARWR is encoded by the coding sequence ATGACCCAGTCCCCCGCCGTGCGTACCACCGGTCGGTCCGGTCCGGTCCGCATCGGCGAGCGAGCCGCCCGTACGCTCGCCACCGAGCTGGCCCGGATCAACGATCCCAAGGTCGCCCTCCTGGTCGGCGCGAGCCCGGAGTCCGCGGTGCTGGCCGCCGCGATCGAGGCGCTGCTCCCCGGTGACCGGCTCACCGTGGTACCCGCCGAGTCGTCCGGCGTCACCGCGCTCCGCGAGCACGTCGCCGCCCAGGGCCGGTGGGTCGCCGACCGGGTTAGCGTGATCGACTCGCTGGCCGAGGCCGAGGCCGCCGGGGTGGTCATCGCCGGCGAGGCGTTCACCGGCACCGCCGAAGACACCCGCAACACCATCGAGACGCTGGTCAAGCACCTGGCCGACGGCGGGGTGTTGAGCGTCGCCACCACCGCCACGCCCGGCCGGACCACCGGCGCGGCGGCGGAGCTGGTTCGACAGGACGCCCTCTACGGCGTCGGCACGGACCTGGTGCTGCGTAACTCACCGCCGGTCCGGATCTACCGGCTGCGGTTCACCCCGGCCAGCCCGGCCGCGGCCGACCGGTTGGCGCCGGCGCACCGGCCGTCGAGCGTGCCGCTGACCCGTGGCATGCACATCGACTCCAACGGGGTCGCCGCGGCGGGCATCACGCTGGGCCTGGCCGTGCTGGCCCGGGTGGCGCGCCCCTCGTCCAAGCTCTGGCTGTTGCCGGCGCTGGCCGCCGGGCCGGTGGCCGCGTTCTTCCGCGACCCGCAGCGCGACGTGCCGGAGGACCCGGCGGCCGTGGTCGCCAGCGCGGACGGGCAGGTCCTGTCGGTGCAGCGACTGCACGACGAGCGTTTCGGCGAGGGTGAGTGGCTGCGGATCGCGGTCTTCCTGTCCGTGCTGGACGTGCACGTCAACCGGGCGCCCGTCGCCGGCAAGGTGGTGGACTACTTCGTCGCCGACGGCGGCTTCGTCAACGCGATGAAGCCGGACGCCGAGCACAACGTGGCCGCGTACACAGTGCTGGACACCAGCCACGGCACTGTGGTGGTCGCGCAGCGGACCGGGTTGATCGCCCGCCGGATCGTGCAGCGCGCGCCGATCGGCGCGCTGCTCGCGAAGGGCGAGCGGTTCGGGCTGATCAGGTTCGGCTCCCGGACCGACGTGTACCTGCCGGCCGAGGCCGCCGAGCCGCTGGTCGGGCCGGGCGACAAGGTGGTCGGGGGCTCCACGGTCATCGCCCGCTGGCGCTGA
- a CDS encoding PspC domain-containing protein produces the protein MTEEAAPPPRPGSAQPGGSSPPSPAATPAGWAEPTPFGPPTGATTGFDAGPAADPTPGAPGSGYEPGGAGYAPGTGYAPGTGYGSGGPGGTPPGPGGPGPSAPPLGGAGFTSRYGLVRPRDGRYLAGVCAAIGRATNTDPVLWRVLLAVLGFFGGIGILVYVAAWLIIPNEGDTASPVESMLGRGRSSMSPVTVIILGILVAASFGYIVTDAFRAVLLGAAILIGGALLLNRDNRGPQPGVPGAAAPSGPMGTPPGPVPPVAWPAPASGAVPPTGPLATAPLAGGDPAYAGASPSGAPTPHAPVYGAPAASAPVTSAQPVSGVGPVSGDPTATTAPQAAWPAPPAATPGWPSTGTPSGGWPSAPVTGAPAAGYPATPPSPSGYRPPFAPHGPYASPAAYPPPKPPKPPKPPKRPRERSPLGAVTFSLIFLALGVVALLDLLDVFDVGASAYFAAALATIALGLLVGTWFGRARWLIALGLVTAAALGTATVAESYDRIRGVDGAVTWAPTDIRDLADRYENSFGDAVLDLRGIDFAKRDSQVTVAINFGQATVVVPPNVDVTTVADVNAGDATIFGNRSGGLDGRLRESTDLGADGPGGGTLRLYIHVNAGNLEVTR, from the coding sequence ATGACCGAGGAAGCTGCCCCGCCGCCCCGACCCGGGTCGGCACAGCCGGGCGGTTCATCACCGCCCTCACCAGCCGCGACACCCGCCGGCTGGGCCGAGCCCACCCCGTTCGGCCCGCCCACCGGCGCCACCACCGGCTTCGACGCCGGTCCGGCCGCCGACCCCACACCGGGCGCTCCGGGCAGCGGCTACGAGCCCGGCGGCGCGGGCTACGCGCCCGGCACCGGCTACGCGCCCGGCACCGGCTACGGGTCGGGCGGGCCCGGGGGCACGCCACCCGGGCCGGGTGGTCCCGGGCCGTCGGCACCGCCGCTGGGCGGCGCCGGCTTCACCTCGCGGTACGGGCTGGTCCGGCCGCGTGACGGGCGCTACCTGGCCGGGGTCTGCGCGGCCATCGGACGAGCCACCAACACCGATCCGGTGCTCTGGCGGGTGCTGCTCGCGGTGCTCGGGTTCTTCGGCGGCATCGGCATCCTGGTGTACGTCGCCGCCTGGCTGATCATCCCCAACGAGGGCGACACCGCGTCCCCCGTGGAGTCCATGCTCGGGCGTGGCCGGTCCAGCATGTCGCCGGTGACCGTGATCATCCTGGGCATCCTCGTCGCGGCCAGCTTCGGCTACATCGTCACCGACGCCTTCCGCGCGGTGCTGCTCGGCGCGGCCATCCTGATCGGCGGTGCGCTCCTGCTCAACCGGGACAACCGAGGGCCACAGCCCGGCGTCCCCGGTGCGGCGGCGCCCTCCGGACCGATGGGTACGCCACCCGGGCCCGTCCCGCCGGTCGCCTGGCCGGCGCCGGCCTCCGGCGCCGTGCCGCCCACCGGCCCGCTGGCGACCGCACCGCTGGCCGGCGGCGATCCGGCGTACGCCGGCGCCTCCCCGAGTGGGGCGCCGACCCCGCACGCCCCGGTGTACGGCGCGCCGGCCGCCTCCGCCCCGGTCACCAGCGCACAGCCGGTGTCCGGAGTGGGACCGGTGTCCGGAGACCCGACCGCCACGACGGCGCCGCAGGCCGCCTGGCCGGCACCACCGGCCGCCACGCCGGGCTGGCCGAGCACCGGCACGCCCAGCGGAGGCTGGCCGTCGGCGCCGGTGACCGGTGCGCCCGCTGCCGGCTACCCGGCCACGCCACCGTCACCGTCCGGATACCGCCCTCCGTTCGCGCCGCACGGGCCGTACGCCTCACCGGCCGCGTACCCCCCGCCCAAGCCGCCGAAGCCACCGAAGCCGCCGAAGCGACCCCGGGAGCGGTCGCCACTCGGCGCGGTGACCTTCTCGCTGATCTTTCTTGCCCTCGGCGTCGTCGCCCTGCTCGACCTGCTGGACGTCTTCGACGTCGGCGCGTCGGCGTACTTCGCCGCCGCGTTGGCCACGATCGCGCTGGGGCTGCTGGTCGGCACCTGGTTCGGCCGGGCCCGCTGGCTGATCGCGCTCGGCCTGGTGACCGCCGCCGCGTTGGGAACGGCCACGGTGGCCGAGTCGTACGACCGGATCCGCGGTGTCGACGGCGCGGTCACCTGGGCGCCCACCGACATCCGCGACCTCGCCGACCGGTACGAGAACAGCTTCGGTGACGCCGTGCTCGACCTACGCGGTATCGACTTCGCCAAGCGGGACAGCCAGGTGACCGTGGCGATCAACTTCGGCCAGGCGACAGTGGTCGTGCCCCCGAACGTGGACGTCACCACTGTGGCGGACGTCAACGCGGGCGACGCCACCATCTTCGGCAACCGGTCCGGCGGGCTGGACGGGCGCCTGCGGGAGTCCACCGACCTCGGCGCGGACGGGCCCGGGGGCGGGACACTGCGCCTGTACATCCACGTCAATGCCGGCAACCTGGAGGTGACCCGGTGA